Proteins encoded in a region of the Candidatus Zixiibacteriota bacterium genome:
- a CDS encoding DNA-3-methyladenine glycosylase I, with product FGSFDKYVWSFVGGKPLLNSRKSMKEVPAMTAEAERMSKDLKKRGFRFVGPTICYAFMQAVGMVNDHTVDCFRYKPLSRMK from the coding sequence ATTTGGCAGTTTCGATAAATATGTATGGTCCTTTGTTGGAGGGAAACCGCTCCTGAACTCCCGCAAGAGCATGAAAGAGGTGCCGGCTATGACCGCTGAAGCGGAGCGGATGAGCAAGGACCTGAAAAAGCGGGGATTCCGCTTCGTCGGACCTACCATCTGCTACGCTTTCATGCAGGCCGTCGGGATGGTCAATGACCATACCGTTGACTGCTTTCGATATAAACCTCTGTCAAGGATGAAGTAG